In Arachis hypogaea cultivar Tifrunner chromosome 2, arahy.Tifrunner.gnm2.J5K5, whole genome shotgun sequence, a genomic segment contains:
- the LOC112733440 gene encoding uncharacterized protein produces the protein MERQRRTEAEEEEKGSENKKEQKVSSSVSMVEKLRESRSFLLKGGGGTCCTTPPPSWRLEEELPSSQSPSKNNPNANAFHHPLQDSSLSSRQLCATLWKIQSYNQQQTQVSRMNSPASIRIRRRRCRRRIRQLAQPPDTPFDQKSSASSLKRHVASTFVQQHRSVESDGCVEMEAAPYNPSLTRSNSTDFKGMIGESSYNVTTSKELVKILKRIWSLEEQHASNVSVMKALKTELYHSEALMKELLQEKKMNRKEIEDLMKRIKVEKLVRKDKVHERIKTAVKPVEEELDNERRLRKHSESLHRKLARELCEVKASFAGCLRNFERERKARILLENLCDEFAKGIRDYEQEVYSLRRNSEKCSEEEKGLDRLILHISEAWLDERMQMKLSESGNDFMERNSIVDKLGFDIETFLHAKRSIEFKKFGYSSPKELREIYPCQQHSLDSFPLKEDSSDTKFLEPKSANGKEEVGKVGSKMQDSNKTGLVVNDEAIEVAQESDNRPSWTLKMNSSSRSSNPAGNSSLSSENGAKIHPDESICKADSCAALNVDNNLVELLKSKLIVSDSELPIKFPKGVKENTLIAKLLEARLERQKSRSRYSRSSTC, from the exons ATGGAGAGACAAAGAAGaacagaagcagaagaagaagaaaaaggtagTGAGAATAAGAAAGAACAGAAGGTTTCATCATCCGTTTCAATGGTGGAAAAGttgagagaaagtagaagttttCTGTTAAAGGGTGGTGGTGGAACTTGTTGTACTACACCACCACCTTCATGGAGACTTGAGGAGGAGCTTCCATCATCACAATCTCCATCAAAAAACAATCCAAATGCTAATGCTTTTCATCATCCTCTTCAAGATTCATCTCTTTCTTCAAGACAACTTTGTGCTACCCTTTGGAAAATTCAATCCTACAACCAACAACAAACTCAGGTTTCCAGAATGAACAGCCCTGCTTCCATCAGGATCCGCCGCCGCCGCTGTCGCCGCCGCATTAGACAGCTGGCTCAGCCTCCAGATACCCCTTTTGACCAG AAATCATCTGCTAGTAGTTTGAAAAGGCATGTTGCATCAACATTTGTTCAGCAGCATAGATCAGTTGAAAGTGATGGATGTGTTGAAATGGAA GCAGCACCATATAATCCTTCATTAACTCGCTCGAATTCAACTGATTTCAAAGGTATGATCGGAGAGTCGAGTTACAATGTTACAACATCCAAAGAGTTAGTCAAGATACTGAAGAGAATCTGGAGTCTCGAAGAACAGCACGCATCGAATGTATCAGTCATGAAAGCCTTGAAAACAGAGCTGTATCACTCTGAAGCACTGATGAAGGAGTTACTCCAAGAGAAGAAAATGAATAGGAAGGAAATAGAGGACTTAATGAAGCGAATTAAGGTCGAAAAACTTGTTAGGAAGGACAAGGTACACGAGAGAATCAAAACGGCAGTTAAACCGGTTGAGGAAGAGCTTGACAATGAGAGGAGGTTAAGAAAGCATTCAGAAAGCTTGCATCGCAAGCTAGCTAGGGAGCTTTGTGAAGTGAAGGCTTCGTTCGCCGGTTGTTTGAGAAACTTCGAACGAGAGCGAAAGGCAAGAATACTTTTGGAGAATCTGTGTGATGAGTTTGCCAAAGGAATAAGAGATTATGAACAAGAAGTGTATTCTCTTAGGAGGAATTCTGAGAAGTGTTCTGAGGAAGAAAAAGGCCTTGATAGGCTAATACTTCATATTTCGGAAGCTTGGCTCGACGAGCGAATGCAAATGAAGCTATCTGAATCCGGAAATGATTTCATGGAGAGGAATTCAATTGTTGACAAGTTAGGATTCGATATTGAGACGTTTCTTCACGCGAAACGATCCATTGAGTTTAAAAAATTCGGTTACTCCTCCCCCAAGGAACTCAGGGAAATTTACCCTTGTCAGCAACATTCATTGGATTCCTTTCCACTTAAGGAAGATTCCAGTGATACCAAATTTCTCGAGCCGAAAAGCGCGAATGGCAAAGAAGAAGTTGGCAAAGTTGGCTCCAAAATGCAGGACAGCAACAAAACAGGGCTAGTGGTGAATGATGAGGCCATAGAAGTTGCACAAGAGAGTGATAATAGACCCTCTTGGACCCTTAAGATGAACTCGAGTAGCCGGTCTTCTAACCCGGCCGGAAACAGTTCATTGTCATCAGAAAATGGTGCTAAGATTCACCCTGATGAGAGTATTTGCAAAGCAGATTCTTGTGCTGCACTCAATGTTGATAACAATCTTGTGGAACTGTTGAAATCGAAATTGATTGTTTCGGATTCTGAGTTGCCGATTAAATTTCCTAAGGGGGTAAAGGAGAACACATTGATAGCAAAACTTCTAGAAGCAAGGTTGGAGAGACAGAAATCTCGCTCAAGATATAGCAGAAGCAGCACTTGTTGA